A region of Plasmodium falciparum 3D7 genome assembly, chromosome: 12 DNA encodes the following proteins:
- a CDS encoding citrate/oxoglutarate carrier protein, putative, with protein MSNDLINGSILHCLETASLGMPLEVWKTRMCVYRNENTIKSFKNIYNKGLGQFYAGFYAKLIESGSKGAVLLLSKEQIIKVCNDMNINKTTSGFIGGACGGICQSLVMTPCTFFITASIDKKINYKEKLIHIFKNTGITTLYKGNTAMCLRQGTNWASRQGITEWIRNIVMERKKNRKNKNDDINNVKGMIFSGNDITTDKIKHNNNNNNNNNTSQSKSLELTTSEELFCGIVGGALSVWNNPFDVVRVYMQNNANKNIKLTFFQSFIHLYKEGGILYLYKGVIPRCFLCIWQTLFMVTGIKILNKYF; from the coding sequence ATGAGTaatgatttaataaatgGTTCTATTTTGCATTGTTTAGAAACAGCTAGTTTGGGTATGCCCCTGGAAGTATGGAAAACAAGAATGTGTGTTTACAGAAATGAAAATACAATTAAATcttttaagaatatatataataaagggCTAGGTCAATTTTATGCTGGTTTTTATGCAAAATTAATTGAAAGTGGTAGTAAAGGGGcagttttattattatctaaagaacaaataataaaagtttgTAATGATATGAATATTAACAAGACAACTAGTGGTTTTATTGGTGGAGCATGTGGAGGTATATGTCAATCATTGGTTATGACACCTTGTACATTTTTCATAACTGCTAGtattgataaaaaaattaattataaagaaaaattgatacatatatttaaaaatactgGAATTACAACTTTATATAAAGGGAACACTGCTATGTGTTTAAGACAAGGGACAAATTGGGCCAGCAGGCAAGGAATTACTGAATGGATAAGAAATATAGTtatggaaagaaaaaaaaatagaaaaaataaaaatgatgatataaataatgtaaaagGTATGATTTTTTCTGGAAATGATATTACAacagataaaataaaacataacaataataataataataataataatacaagcCAATCTAAATCACTTGAATTAACAACAAGTGAAGAACTTTTTTGTGGAATTGTTGGAGGTGCTCTTTCTGTTTGGAATAACCCTTTTGATGTGGTTCGGGTTTATATGCAGAATAatgcaaataaaaatattaagctTACATTTTTTCAgtcatttattcatttatataaagaaggTGGTATTCTATACCTCTATAAAGGTGTTATACCTCGATGTTTCCTTTGTATATGGCAAACGTTATTTATGGTTACTggcataaaaatattaaataaatatttttaa